Sequence from the Hyalangium minutum genome:
TGCTGCTGCTCAACCTCCACCACTCGGTCACGGACGGCTGGTCCATGGACGTGCTCTACAGCGAGCTCGAAGCCCTCTACGGCGCATGGGCCAGGGGTCAGCCTCCCGCCCTGCCGGCTCTCGCGCTGCAGTATGCCGACCATGCAGTCTGGCAAAGGCAGTGGGCCGAGACGCCAGCGATGGAGGAGCAGCTCACGTGGTGGAAGCAGCAGCTCGCAGGGGCCCCTCCGGTTCTGGAGCTGCCTACGGATCGGCCTCGGCCTCCTGTCCAGGACTTCCGCGGCGCGCTCGTGCCCTTCCGGATCGGCAAGGAGACCACCGCGGCGCTGCGGGCCCTGGCAACCCAGGAGCGAGTCACCCCCACGATGGTGTTGCTCGCCGCGTTCCAGGCGCTGCTCCACCGCTACACCGGCCAGGAGGAGTTCCTCGTCGGCATGCCTCACGCCAGCCGGGAGCGGCCGGAGACGGAAGGGGTGGTGGGCTTCTTCGTGAACACCCTGCCCATTCGGGCCGATCTCTCAGGAGCGCCGTCCTTCCGGACACTGCTGGCGCGCGTCCGAGAGACGAGCCTGGGCGCTCTCGAGCACGCGGAGGTCCCCTTCGAGCAGCTGGTGAAGGCGCTGCGGCCCGAGCGAGATCTCAGCACGCTCCCGCTGGTCCAGGTGATGTTCGCGCCTCAGGTCTCTCAGCTGGGGCGGCTGAAGCTGCCCGGGCTGGACATGGAGCCGCTCGCGCTGGATCCCGGCCGCGCTACCTTCGACCTCACCCTGCTGTCCTGGGAGGATCACGACGCGCTGGCGGGCCAGTGGGAGTACTCCACGGCCCTCTTCGACCCGAGCACCCTCGAGCGCATGGCGGGGCACCTGTGCAGGCTCCTGGAGGGAGCTGTCCGGCAGCCGGATGCGCGACTCTCGGGACTGCCGATGCTGGGTGAAGAAGAGCGGCAGCGCCTGCTGGTGCAGTGGAATGACACCGCCGCCGTCTACCCCCGCGACTCCACGATTCCTGAAGCCTTCGCCGAGCAGGTCCTCCGCGCTCCGGAGGCCGTAGCCGTGCAGTTCGGCTCGCGGCAGCTCACCTACCGGCAGCTGGACCTGCGCGCCAACCAGCTCGCGTGGCGGTTGCGCCGCATGGGCGTGGGCCCGGACTCGCGCGTGGCGATCGCCATGGAGCGCTCCCTGGAGCTCGTCGTCGCCCTGGTGGGCATCCTCAAGGCGGGCGGCGCCTATGTCCCTCTCGACACCGACTACCCTCGCGAGCGACTGGCCCTCATGCTCGAGGCCGCTCAGCCCGACGCCCTCGTCACCACCAAGGCCCTGTTGCCGAAGCTCCCCGCGCAGGGGCTGCGTCACCTGCTCCTGGACGAGGCCCGGCTGGAAGAGGAGCCAGCCTCCGCCCCGGACTCGGGAGTGACGGCTCGAAACCTCGCGTACATCGACTTCACCTCCGGCTCCACCGGCCGGCCCAAGGGGGTCTGCATCGAGCACCGCTCGGTGCTGCGGCTGGTCAAGAACATCCGCTACGCCGAGCTGGGACCGGGCGAGACGCTCCTGCTGGCCTCGCCTCTCTCCTTTGACGCCTCCACCTTCGAGCTCTGGGGCAGCCTGCTCACTGGTGCCCGCCTCGCCGTCTTCCCGCCCCACCCGCCCGCGGATCCGCTGGAGCTGACCGAGGTGATCGCTCGCCATGGCGTCACCTGCCTCTGGCTGTCATCCGGCCTCTTCAACCAGGTGGTGGACGTGGCCGCACAGCGGCTGGCGGGCGTGCGCCGCATCCTCGTCGGCGGGGATGTGCTGTCCGCGCCCCACGTTCGCCGCATGGTGGACCTGGGAGTGGCCGTGACGAACGGCTACGGCCCCACGGAGTGCACCACCTTCGCGGTGACCTACTCCATGGAGCCACACTCCCGCGTGGAGGATCCGGTGCCGCTGGGACGGCCCATCTCCAACACCACCGTCTATGTCCTGGATGGGCACCTGCAGCCAGTGCCGATCGGCGTGGCGGGCGAGCTTTACCTCGGCGGGGATGGACTGGCGCGCGGCTACGTGGGCCAGCCCGAGCTCACCGCGGAGCGCTTCGTGCCGGACCCGTTCGGCCTCGAGCCCGAGGGCCGCCTCTACAAGACCGGAGATCGGGTCCGCTGGCGGGGCGATGGCACGCTCGAGTTCCTCGGCCGCCTGGACACCCAGGTGAAGGTGAGAGGCCACCGGATCGAGCTGGCAGAGGTGGAGGCCGCCCTGCTCGCCTTCCCCTCCGTGTCCAAGACGGTGGCGGTGGCACGCGAAGACGCCCCCGGTCAAAAGCGCCTGGTGGGCTACGTCGTCGCCCCGCCGGAGCTGGACATGGCCGCGCTGCGCGCCCACCTCGCGGAGCGCCTGCCCCGGTACATGCAGCCCTCGGCGCTCGTGCGGATCGAGGAGCTCCCCCTCACACTCACCGGAAAGATCGATCGCCGGGCGCTGCCCGCCCCCAGCACGTCCCGGCCCGGAGCCGAGCAGGGCTTCGTGGCGCCGCGCTCGGAGCTCGAGCAGGCGCTGGGCGCCATCTGGCAAGAGGTGTTGGGCCTGGAGCGCGTGGGCGTCGATGATCCGTTCTTCGAGCTCGGCGGCCACTCGCTGCTGCTGGCCCAGGTCCGGGCCCGGATCCGCGAGCGGCTGGAGCGAGACGTCGGGATGGTGACGCTCTTCCAGTACCCCACGATCCGCCAGCTGGCCGCCCACCTGAGTCCCGGCGAGAGCCCGGCGCAGAGGGTCTCGGCCCCTCAGGAGGAAACGAGCTCCGTGCTCGCGCGCCAGGATCACGCCATCGCCATCATCGGCATGGCCGGCCGCTTCCCGGGGGCCCGGAGCCCACGAGAGCTGTGGGAGCTGTTGAGGGAGGGCCGCGAAGGGCTGAGCCGCTTCACCCCAGAGGAGCTCCAGGCCTCTGGTCTGCCGCCAGAGCTGCTGCGCGACCCCTCTTTCGTTCCGGCCCTGGGCATGGTCGAGGAGGCCGCTCACTTCGACGCGGCCTTCTTCGGGTACTCGCCGCAGGAGGCGCAGCTCACCGATCCTCAGCAGCGCCTCTTCCTCGAGTGTGCCTGGGAGGCCCTGGAGGACAGCGGCTACGATCCCCACCGCTACCCGAGCGGCATTGGCGTGTTCGGCGGCGCGGGGGTACCCCGCTACTGGTTGCAGCGGGTGGCCTCACTGGGCTCTCCGCGAGGGAGCTCGGGCGACTATCGGGCGATCGTCGGCAATGGCAACGACTTCCTTGCGACGCGCGTGGCGTACAAGCTGGGCCTGCGAGGCCCCGCGCTGAGCTTGCAGACGGCCTGCTCGACCTCGCTCGTGGCCATCCACCTGGCCTGCCAGAGCCTCCTGTCCGGCCAGTGCGACATGGCCCTCGCCGGGGGCGTGTCCCTGTTCTCCATGGACCCCTCCGGCTATCCCTACGAGGAGGGTGGGATCCTCTCTCCCGATGGCTATTGCCGGCCCTTCGATGCGCAGGCCCGAGGGACCGTTCCCGGCAGCGGAGTGGCCGTGGTGGTGCTCAAGCGGCTGGAGAAGGCACTCGCGGATGGAGACACCGTGCATGCCGTCATCCTCGGCTCGGCCATCAACAACGACGGCGCCCAGAAGATCGGCTACACCGCCCCGAGCGTCGAGGGCCAGATCGAGGCCATCGTCATGGCCCAGACTGCGGCGGGAGTGAGCCCGGAGACCCTGAGCTATGTCGAGGCTCACGGGACGGCCACCCCGCTGGGAGACCCCATCGAGGTCGCGGCCCTCACCCAAGCATTCCGCCGAGCCACGGCTGCGAAGCAGTCCTGCGCCCTCGGCTCGCTCAAGAGCAACCTGGGACACCTGGACGCCGCGGCCGGAGTGACCGGCCTGCTCAAGGTGGCCCTCTCGCTCGAGCATGAGCTCATCCCCGCCACCCTGCACTTCCAACGGCCCAACCCGGAGCTTGCGCTCGAGGACAGCCCCTTCTTCGTGAATGCCGAGCCGCACCCGTGGCCGCGAGGAGAGTGGCCCCGCCGCGCTGCCGTGAGCGCTTTCGGCATCGGTGGAACCAACGCCCACGCCATCCTGGAAGAGGCCCCCCCACGCGCGCCGTCCGGCCCGTCGCGCCCCTGGCAACTGCTGCCCCTGTCCGGCCGCACCGCCACGGCGCTCGAGGCGATCACCGACAGGCTGGGCGAACACCTGCGGCGACAGCCAGAGCTCCCCCTGCCGGATGTGGCGTTCACCCTCCAGCAGGGACGAGGGGCCTTCGAGCACCGCCGAGGGGTGGTCTGCCAGGAGCGTGACGAAGCAGTCTCCGCGCTGGCTTCACGCGAAAACGCGAAGGTCTTCGACGGAGCCGCCCCGTCGCAGGCGTCCGAGGTGATCTTCATGTTCCCGGGCGGGGGCACCCAGCACGTGGGAATGGGGCGGGAGCTCTACCAGGGCGAGCCCGTCTACCGGGAGACGCTCGACCGGTGCGCCGGCCTCTTCGCCCAGGAGCTGGGCCGCGATCTGCGCTCGCTGCTGTTCGCACCGGAGCAGGAGCGCGCCGAGGCCACCTCCCAGCTCCTGCGCCCCTCTCTCAACATGGCCTCCATCTTCTCCACCGAGTATGCGCTGGCGCAGCTCCTGCTCTCGTGGGGACTGCGACCCTCGGCGCTGACCGGACACAGCCTGGGAGAGTACGCAGCCGCCACGCTCGCCGGTGTGCTCTCGCTCGAAGACGCGGTGGCCCTCGTGGCCCTCCGCGGGCGGCTGTGCGACTCGATGCCCGAGTCCGCCATGTTGAGCGTGCCACTGTCAGAGCAGGCGCTCTCCGCCCGATGGGCTCAAGGGGTCTCTGTGGCGGCGATCAATGGGCCCGCGCATTGCGTGGTCGCGGGCCGCAGAGAGGCGATCGAGCAGTTGGAGGCACGGCTGCACGCCGGGGGCATCGAGGCCCAGCGTCTGTGGCTGGCGGGAGCCTCGCACTCGCCGCTGGTGGAGCCCTTCGCGGCCCGGCTGACCGAGCGCGCGGCCTCGATGAAGCTCCAGGCCCCTGTCATCCCCGTCGTCTCCAACCTCACGGGCACCTGGATGACCGACGCGGACGCGCGCGATCCCTCCTACTGGGCCCGCCACCTGCGAGGAACGGTGCGGTTCGCCGACGGGCTCTCTGCCTTGCTGGCGCGGCCCGCTCCCGTGCTCATCGAGGTGGGGCCCGGCAGGGTGCTGGCATCCCTGGCGCGCCTCCATCCGGAAGCAGGAAAGGCCCGCCTGGTGACGAGCACCTTGTCCACCCCCGGCTCCGGCCGCAGCGACTGGGAAGCCCTGTTGGGCGCAGTGGGGAAGTTCTGGTGCGTAGGAGGCGAGCTCGACTGGGCGGCCTTCTCTCGGGACGAGCGGCGGCAGCGCGTGCCCCTGCCCACCTATCCCTTCGAGCGAGCGGAGCACCTCCTCGGGGCCCCCCAGAACGCCCAGCCTGCCTCCGCGCCCATCCTGAAGGCCCCCCCTGTGGGCCGGGATGCGCTCGAGCAGGGGCTGGCGGAGATCTGGAGGGAAGTGCTCGGCGTCCACTCCATCCAACCGGACGATCACTTCTTCGATGCCGGCGGCTCCTCGCTCATTGCCTTGCAGCTTCGCACTCGAGTGAGAGCACAGCTCGGCGTCATGCTGCCCGTCCACGCATTGGTCGAGAACCCCCGGTTCACGCAGCTGCTGGACGCGGTCCGGAGAGCGAGCACGGCCGCCCCCTCGTCTCCCGAGAGGCCAGCCACGCCGCAGGGACAGCTGCGGGTCTGCCTCCAGGAGGGAGCTGCCGGGTCGCCCCCGCTCTACCTGGTCCAGCCTATCGGTGGAACGGTCTACACATATATGGGGCTGGCCCGGCAGCTCGGCCCTCAGCAGCCGGTGTATGCCTTCCGCGCTTCGGGTATCGAGCCTGGGGAGCCCATCCATCCCGACGTGCCCACCATGGCGGCGCACTACATCGCGGAGATGCTGAAGCATCAGCCTCGAGGGCCCTTTCAGTTGGGCGGGCACTCCTCCGGAGGTGCCGTCGCCTACGAGATGGCCCGCCAGCTCGTTCAGAGAGGCCTGGAGGTGTCTCCCGTGCTGCTCGTGGACACCCCACCGCTGCCCCTGAGCCATCTCCAGGTCGGCCAGCCCGAGGATCTGCTGAAGCTGATGGCTCCCTTCCGGGAGCGAGCTCCCGCAGCCTGGGCGGGCATGGCCAAGGCGGTCGCCAAAGACTCGCCCTTCCGGGAGCTGCTCATGGTGCATGCCCACGCCCTGGCCGCCTACACCCCCAGACGCAGCCAGCTCCCCCTCCTCTACATCCGTGCCAAGGAGCGAAATGAGGTGCTGGAGCACCACGCTGAGCAATGGTGGATGGACCACACGGACGGTGCGTTCTCCATGCACACCGTTCCGGGCGATCACTTCACCCTGATGGAGTTCCCCCACATCGAGGCGGTGGCCCGCGTCGTGCGACAGCACCTCATCGGAGGGGGGGAGCGAACGGACCCTCCCAGCGAAGGCGTGCGAGGCCATTAATCTTTCTTGTTAGGAATTGATTGATTCACAAGTCTTTCCTGATCAACTGACCTGTCGCGTGCCAGTCCAAGAGAAGGCGCGCGGGACCTGGCTGTAATAAGGTGCCCGCGCATGACACTTCCGGCAGCCCTCTCGCCCCCCTCTGGCCTGCCTGCTCAAGAGGGAATGGCAATCTTTGACGCCTCCGGCCGGCTCACGGAGTGCAGCGCTGAGTTCGCTCAGTTGCTCGGAGAGAATCCTCAGAAGCTCCTCGGCCGCGCGTATGAGGAGCTCCCTCTCTCCTCGGGCTCCCCCGCCCCGGCGCTGATCCGGCAGGCACGAGAGACGGGGAGAGCCGCCTCCCAGAACCTCGTGGTGCGTGACACCCTCCTGCGCGTCAGCGCCCAGCCGCTCCTGGCTCGGGAGGGCGGCGCGCCCCAGGTGGCCGTGACCCTCCTGGCGCTCGCACAAGAGCAGGCACCGCGGGAGCGCATGCAGCAGCTCGAGACGGATCTCGCCCGGTTCCGCTCGCTGTTCGAGAACCTGCCGCTGATCTTCTGGACCGTCCAGCAGGACGGCACGCCTGACTACATCAACTGGTTCTGGTTCGCGTTCACGGGCCTCTCTCCGGGCCAGGCGGATGGCGAGGCGTGGAAGAAAGTCACCCATCCCGAGGATCTCCCCGAGTTCGTCCGCCGATGGGGTCACAGCCTGGCCACCGGCGAACCCTGCGAGCTGGAGTGCCGCTTCCGCCGTCACGATGGAGCCTGGATCTGGCACCGTGTTCGCGCCTTCCCGCTGCGCGATGCCGAGGGCCGCATCCTCTCGTGGATTGGCTGCAGCACGGACATCCAGGAGAGCCGGAACGCCGTCGAGCGGGCGGAGGAGGAGCGGCGCAAGGCGGAGCAGGTGCGCGCGGCACTCGACACCTTCTTCGATGCCGTCCCAGCGGGCATGGCGCTCTTCGACGAGAACCTGCGCTACACGCGCATCAACCGCCCCCTGGCGGAGATGAACGGCCTGTCCGTCGAGGCCCACATCGGGCACACGCCGCGCGAGCTGTTCCCGAACCTGTCCCCCCACCCGGAGGACCTCTTCCGACAGGTCCTCACCACGGGGGAGACGGTCACCTTCGAGAGCACCGGCAACTCGCAGGCCAGCGGCGAGGAGGGCACCTGGCTGGCGTGCACGGCACCGGTGTGTGCACCCGATGGCCACCGACTGGGCGTGGTCATCGTGATCCTGGATATCTCGCACCGCAAGCGCGCCGAGGCCGAGCGCGATCGGCTCATTGCCGCGCTCGAGCGCAGCAACAAGGAGCTCGATCAGTTCGCCTATGTGGCGAGCCACGATCTCAAGGCCCCTCTGCGGGGCATCACCAACCTGGCGCAATGGATTGGAGATGACCTGAAGGACATCATGCCCGACGAGACACGCGGGCAGATGCGGCTGCTGACGGGGCGGGTCCACCGGATGGAGGCGCTCATCAACGGCATCCTCGACTACAGCCGCGCCGGCCGGGTGCGCGACAAGCCCGAGAGCGTCGACGTGGGCGCGCTGCTGAACGAGACCATCGA
This genomic interval carries:
- a CDS encoding hybrid non-ribosomal peptide synthetase/type I polyketide synthase, which encodes MKHPSHYPLSFEQERMWFLSKLHGAAPAFHERAGAWLQGPLDVSLLKQTIAEITRRHEILRTSLVEVGEQPSQRIALECDIPWREEDARTAREEGAQGLEEKALTLAREEVSRPLDLEHGPLWRVCLVRLNHTRHLLVVTMHHLISDGDWTLGLFFSELFSLYTARREGQSADVPAIHRQYRDHALWQREQLSKQTTARQLAWWQEQLQGLPPALDLPVDRPRPSIQSFAGGTAERLVSPELTQAARALAEREGVTLFAVLLSGLQAVLYRYTHQEDVPVGTPLAGRHSPDVKHLLGYFGNPVVLRGRVGDDPSFRQFVLRTQQDFTQAQAHGDLSFKDLVEALSPARDLSRPPLFQVLFALRDPWPSTLTSPALTLTPVDIELPFVAYELMSSARDLGTGLSLKLEYNRELFLPESAAQLLGHWEALLRGALAAPEQRLSEIPLLSAEQTHQLLYGWNQTQADYPKDVSIHEAFQAQVRCTPEAVALVFGDRKLTYRELDRRAHRLACALRQRGVKAENRVALFTQRSPETIIAMLAILEAGGAYVPLDPELPAERLAWMIEDAQAKVVVAVGSSPLPLPVEGLELLRVDTVGEPPADEELPPLPSGVRSSHLAYVLYTSGSTGTPKGVAITHRSVVQLAFHADLSPDDHVLQSTTYSFDVSVYEIWGALLNGARVVMGARDLTLSARALQEELRRQAITVCCLTPAVFNNLVRETPSLFRPVRAVIIAGEALDPHWVRVAIEEGHAQLFNGYGPTEATVFTHLHPITEVPEGATSIPIGRPLPNVQAYVLDRHLQPVPRGVPGELYLGGEGLARGYWRQPELTVERFIPHPFSREPGARLYKTGDLVRYLPGGLLDFLGRIDHQVKVRGFRIELGEIEAVLDDHPAVRQAVVAARVLGSNDKQLVAYVVPQTSPPPSITELREYLARKLPSYMVPAFFVMLEALPLNPNGKVDRRALPVPDGTRPELAQEFVAPRTATEQALAAIWRECLSLDRVGLEDDFFALGGHSLRALQVMARIRQHFQVEIPLRAFFSHPTLAGLAGLLSQARSKEQIAASIPSAPRGAVVPLSFAQERLWFLHQLAPESAAYNYPAFFRVRGPLDAAVLEKSLQALVSRHESLRTRFSEVDGQPVQVIAAHLPLHLERVDLRELPREEQQREVHRRAEASARQPFDLHRAPLLRASLLTLGDDEHVLLLNLHHSVTDGWSMDVLYSELEALYGAWARGQPPALPALALQYADHAVWQRQWAETPAMEEQLTWWKQQLAGAPPVLELPTDRPRPPVQDFRGALVPFRIGKETTAALRALATQERVTPTMVLLAAFQALLHRYTGQEEFLVGMPHASRERPETEGVVGFFVNTLPIRADLSGAPSFRTLLARVRETSLGALEHAEVPFEQLVKALRPERDLSTLPLVQVMFAPQVSQLGRLKLPGLDMEPLALDPGRATFDLTLLSWEDHDALAGQWEYSTALFDPSTLERMAGHLCRLLEGAVRQPDARLSGLPMLGEEERQRLLVQWNDTAAVYPRDSTIPEAFAEQVLRAPEAVAVQFGSRQLTYRQLDLRANQLAWRLRRMGVGPDSRVAIAMERSLELVVALVGILKAGGAYVPLDTDYPRERLALMLEAAQPDALVTTKALLPKLPAQGLRHLLLDEARLEEEPASAPDSGVTARNLAYIDFTSGSTGRPKGVCIEHRSVLRLVKNIRYAELGPGETLLLASPLSFDASTFELWGSLLTGARLAVFPPHPPADPLELTEVIARHGVTCLWLSSGLFNQVVDVAAQRLAGVRRILVGGDVLSAPHVRRMVDLGVAVTNGYGPTECTTFAVTYSMEPHSRVEDPVPLGRPISNTTVYVLDGHLQPVPIGVAGELYLGGDGLARGYVGQPELTAERFVPDPFGLEPEGRLYKTGDRVRWRGDGTLEFLGRLDTQVKVRGHRIELAEVEAALLAFPSVSKTVAVAREDAPGQKRLVGYVVAPPELDMAALRAHLAERLPRYMQPSALVRIEELPLTLTGKIDRRALPAPSTSRPGAEQGFVAPRSELEQALGAIWQEVLGLERVGVDDPFFELGGHSLLLAQVRARIRERLERDVGMVTLFQYPTIRQLAAHLSPGESPAQRVSAPQEETSSVLARQDHAIAIIGMAGRFPGARSPRELWELLREGREGLSRFTPEELQASGLPPELLRDPSFVPALGMVEEAAHFDAAFFGYSPQEAQLTDPQQRLFLECAWEALEDSGYDPHRYPSGIGVFGGAGVPRYWLQRVASLGSPRGSSGDYRAIVGNGNDFLATRVAYKLGLRGPALSLQTACSTSLVAIHLACQSLLSGQCDMALAGGVSLFSMDPSGYPYEEGGILSPDGYCRPFDAQARGTVPGSGVAVVVLKRLEKALADGDTVHAVILGSAINNDGAQKIGYTAPSVEGQIEAIVMAQTAAGVSPETLSYVEAHGTATPLGDPIEVAALTQAFRRATAAKQSCALGSLKSNLGHLDAAAGVTGLLKVALSLEHELIPATLHFQRPNPELALEDSPFFVNAEPHPWPRGEWPRRAAVSAFGIGGTNAHAILEEAPPRAPSGPSRPWQLLPLSGRTATALEAITDRLGEHLRRQPELPLPDVAFTLQQGRGAFEHRRGVVCQERDEAVSALASRENAKVFDGAAPSQASEVIFMFPGGGTQHVGMGRELYQGEPVYRETLDRCAGLFAQELGRDLRSLLFAPEQERAEATSQLLRPSLNMASIFSTEYALAQLLLSWGLRPSALTGHSLGEYAAATLAGVLSLEDAVALVALRGRLCDSMPESAMLSVPLSEQALSARWAQGVSVAAINGPAHCVVAGRREAIEQLEARLHAGGIEAQRLWLAGASHSPLVEPFAARLTERAASMKLQAPVIPVVSNLTGTWMTDADARDPSYWARHLRGTVRFADGLSALLARPAPVLIEVGPGRVLASLARLHPEAGKARLVTSTLSTPGSGRSDWEALLGAVGKFWCVGGELDWAAFSRDERRQRVPLPTYPFERAEHLLGAPQNAQPASAPILKAPPVGRDALEQGLAEIWREVLGVHSIQPDDHFFDAGGSSLIALQLRTRVRAQLGVMLPVHALVENPRFTQLLDAVRRASTAAPSSPERPATPQGQLRVCLQEGAAGSPPLYLVQPIGGTVYTYMGLARQLGPQQPVYAFRASGIEPGEPIHPDVPTMAAHYIAEMLKHQPRGPFQLGGHSSGGAVAYEMARQLVQRGLEVSPVLLVDTPPLPLSHLQVGQPEDLLKLMAPFRERAPAAWAGMAKAVAKDSPFRELLMVHAHALAAYTPRRSQLPLLYIRAKERNEVLEHHAEQWWMDHTDGAFSMHTVPGDHFTLMEFPHIEAVARVVRQHLIGGGERTDPPSEGVRGH
- a CDS encoding PAS domain-containing sensor histidine kinase → MAIFDASGRLTECSAEFAQLLGENPQKLLGRAYEELPLSSGSPAPALIRQARETGRAASQNLVVRDTLLRVSAQPLLAREGGAPQVAVTLLALAQEQAPRERMQQLETDLARFRSLFENLPLIFWTVQQDGTPDYINWFWFAFTGLSPGQADGEAWKKVTHPEDLPEFVRRWGHSLATGEPCELECRFRRHDGAWIWHRVRAFPLRDAEGRILSWIGCSTDIQESRNAVERAEEERRKAEQVRAALDTFFDAVPAGMALFDENLRYTRINRPLAEMNGLSVEAHIGHTPRELFPNLSPHPEDLFRQVLTTGETVTFESTGNSQASGEEGTWLACTAPVCAPDGHRLGVVIVILDISHRKRAEAERDRLIAALERSNKELDQFAYVASHDLKAPLRGITNLAQWIGDDLKDIMPDETRGQMRLLTGRVHRMEALINGILDYSRAGRVRDKPESVDVGALLNETIELLSPAPPASIQVETRMPVLHCERVPFQQIFLNLISNALKHAMRPDALVRVRCSETANGWEFAVADNGPGIAPEYHERIWGIFQTLRARDQVEGTGIGLSVVKKIVEARGGSVRVESAEGQGATFFFTWPTSTPKK